One Granulicella sp. 5B5 DNA window includes the following coding sequences:
- a CDS encoding efflux RND transporter periplasmic adaptor subunit: protein MSPLGNDIQPHMNADSTSPATEYGEPPRGITPGVRLTVIIVAVVIGLGIAYRLVQHFSDEHHLVQTTDANATPFVNVIHPLAAGAASELALPGNTQAFVDTPIYARTSGYLKNWFFDIGSHVRKGQLMATIETPELDEQLMVARADLKSAQADLNLANVTSERYQNLLKSDSVSKQETDVAVSGAAAKRAAVEAAESNVRRLEQLQSFEKVYAPYSGVVTVRNTDIGDLIDAGSSTSSNTTKELFRVASTDKLRVFVEVPEVYAPDIHNGDKATLTLDEYPGQSFTGTVTRNSNAIDPNSRTLNVEVDVDNRGGKLLPGAYVFVHFKVPLEGRMLSVPTNALLFRAQGLQVALVRDGHVHLQHITIGKDDGRAVEVSTGLNASDQVILDPSDSIAEGQAVRIANQNSEAQ from the coding sequence ATGTCCCCCCTTGGCAACGATATCCAACCACACATGAACGCCGACTCCACCTCGCCCGCCACGGAATATGGCGAACCACCGCGCGGTATCACTCCCGGCGTCCGGCTCACGGTCATCATCGTAGCGGTCGTCATCGGCCTTGGCATTGCCTACCGCCTCGTCCAGCACTTCTCTGACGAGCACCACCTCGTGCAGACCACCGACGCCAACGCCACACCATTCGTCAACGTCATTCATCCCCTCGCCGCCGGCGCCGCCTCCGAACTCGCACTCCCCGGCAATACGCAGGCCTTCGTCGACACCCCCATCTACGCTCGCACCAGCGGCTACCTCAAAAACTGGTTCTTCGACATCGGCAGCCACGTCCGTAAGGGACAGCTCATGGCCACCATCGAAACACCCGAGCTCGACGAGCAGCTCATGGTCGCCCGCGCCGATCTCAAGAGCGCCCAGGCCGATCTCAACCTCGCCAACGTCACCTCGGAGCGCTACCAAAACCTGCTGAAGTCCGACTCCGTCTCCAAGCAGGAGACCGATGTGGCCGTCTCCGGTGCTGCCGCCAAACGCGCCGCAGTAGAAGCCGCCGAATCCAATGTCCGCCGCCTCGAACAGCTCCAGTCCTTCGAAAAGGTCTACGCTCCCTACTCCGGCGTCGTCACCGTCCGCAACACCGACATCGGAGACCTCATCGACGCAGGCTCCTCCACCTCCAGCAACACCACCAAGGAGCTCTTCCGCGTTGCCTCCACCGACAAGCTGCGCGTCTTCGTCGAAGTCCCCGAGGTCTACGCCCCCGACATCCACAACGGCGACAAGGCCACTCTCACACTCGACGAGTATCCCGGCCAGTCCTTCACGGGTACTGTCACACGCAACTCCAACGCCATCGATCCCAACTCACGCACGCTCAACGTCGAGGTCGACGTCGACAACCGCGGTGGCAAGCTCCTGCCCGGCGCGTACGTCTTCGTGCACTTCAAGGTGCCGCTCGAAGGCCGCATGCTCTCCGTGCCTACCAACGCGCTGCTCTTCCGCGCCCAGGGCCTCCAGGTTGCGCTCGTTCGCGACGGCCACGTCCATCTCCAGCACATCACCATCGGCAAGGACGACGGCAGGGCCGTCGAAGTCTCCACCGGCCTCAACGCCTCCGATCAGGTCATCCTCGATCCCTCCGACTCCATCGCGGAGGGCCAGGCCGTCCGCATCGCCAACCAGAACTCGGAGGCGCAATGA